The DNA window GGGCTCTTATATTTGTCTTCTTGCAtagtttaatgtttaatttataatgGACCTACTGAGATGATTGAATATGTTGAAAGGAATTGGTCAGAAAGCAGGGGCCACATTCAGTCCTTTCTGGAAAAAGAAACTCCAAAGATTTACAAATTTATCAATATCTGTCCATGGAATTGAAAGTTGACTCTCCtcttcttaaagcggaactatccttataaaaaaaaacaaaaaaaaacacacctttactTGTACAGAGTCCGTGAATCCCTCTGGAGCTCTCCACGACTCCGTTCTGTGACTTCCTACAATCTGTATTTGCCCCGGCACTGAGATAGCACCAGAAGCCGCCCTCTTTCTTTTTcctgctatgtcacccaatctcgcactgctcagACACAAGaacaggtgatgtagcctgctgtaaatggggaaaagagtgccaatcccactgcacatgcctgagattccCATTTCAGTGCCTTCTGagaagcccaaagcctcctggaatatgtgacggaaggctctgcgctcccattcagaaggctctgcactcccattcagtctttaaagTTAGAAGGGTTAGGGCtctcccctaaaaaaaaaaaataaatattaataatgtcaatgaaaaacatttttttactttgtatatgtTGGGACATGTTTTGGAAGAAAACACTCCCTTTCACCCCTTCTGTTGATTCAATAGTTTGGATTGTACGAGCAATGCAGGATGGAATCACAAATAGTAAAAGCAAAGTGCTTACTAACATTATATAGTATTAGTGGCagagtaaatgtaataaaacaattaacGCATGTCCAATGGGATAAAATTAGATGAAATAGAATGTATAACTTAATATCAATTACCATAAATGTTGGTTGCACCAGGGACATACTATATAACCATTAGGACTAGGCAATACTGAGGGACTTATAGCTATAAAAATAGGACATTTCTTTAGATTGTCTATGTGCCAGTACAAATGGAAACACTTCATTAGAATGCAGCCATTTTTTGATTTGCTGTGAGCatctaaaatattattcattgttACATATATATGTCTGGTGTGATGTTATCCAATCTCCAATTGGGGTAGCGGCTGCTTCTATTAATCCCAGATCTGTGCCATGGAAGACCTGTTCTTTGTTACCCAGCCTCCATTCTTATCACCACCTGGCTGTAGGAGAACCAATTGGAAAATGGTTCGCAAGGTGAAGATCCCCATCCCTGGTCTCATTCAGAATAAACTAAATTGGGAACTGCACATCTTAGCTTACTTTTGGCATATTTCTATTACCTCTAAACCTAACACATAAGGAAAGAATTGGAGGGGAAACAATTTAATACCCCAAAGCACTGGTCTTGCTTTGGTCATGTCAAtggtcaaatgcaaaaaaaaatcaactatcAGAGGTTTATATTGATGATTCTTACACGCAAGAGTAGGACCACCAACTCTTAGGGCATAAAGTTGGTATTCTGTTCTTGTTTAGATATAGAGTTGCAGCATATCAAACttttataatgtttcttttttattaacatcAATGAACATATAACCCTCCCCCATCCATTGGGAGAccaattaaagaaatgtaaaataataatttgggcaTTGGATTCCTTTCCTAACAGAATAGTTGGCCATTGCAAGTTTcctactttaataaattatatttgtcatCTTGTGAGAAGTCCCTCTCATATGTTAGGATCTTGATTgagcaaaacttttatttgctatttttttggaTGTCATATCTGAAATATATCCATTCTAGTCTAACCAGTCGTTCTGTAAGACTGGTCATGTAGCTGGTATGTGTACACCGGAATCCCATTGATGTGTACAAATGTGTGGCAGGGGTTTGCACTGTTGTAGTGGACAGGATCACCGCCTTGCTCCTATTCTTGCGGGCGAATTCAATGACTGTCCTGCACAAGATTTTAGAAAGTCCTTTGCCCCGGTGGCTGGAGGTCACAAACATTCTTTTCAGTTCAGTAATCTTCTCTCCTCCGGGCTCATATGATGGAACAGCAGCCACCATCCCCACCACCTCGCCCTCAGACTCCAACACCCAAAAATTATACCCTTCCCGCTGGTAATAATATTTTGGGATGTCTTTCATGTCTGTCTTCAATGTTAGCATGGCATGTCCATTGAAGAACTTTCTTCCACACAGCCAAAGTACAACCAATACAATGACCACATCCAAGATGGCCAGAAGGATGGAGCCAATGGTGGCCAAAGGTAGCAAAATTCCTAGAAGCATGAGGAGCCAAATGTGAGGAAGCCTCAGGGCATAGTATAGGGTAGAGTAGGCATGTTCATgacatccttcaataaaaattttCCTGACAGTTGCAGAATCTGAGTCCTTATACTGACGGATGATGGGAGATGACATTGTGTTCCTACAACAAAGATTAAGAAGAGAAATTAGTGAAAAAGATCAAAGCTGTTTCAATTGGTTATAATTGTTTTTACTcaattttattacacaattttGTCACATgtagtatttattatgttttttttttaatgaagatttaaaataaataaaatttgcattgtacacttaaaaaaaaaagacttatacCCATGATCTAGCAGCGCTGATGTATATTGGCCTAAAATTGGCCttacatttattaattacaaCAGTTCTTTATCTTCTTaaacatttccaacaacaatttccATCACCCCCACCTTTTAAACTCTTGGCATGCTTTTCTGGTTGCAGGTTCTCGAGCAGTGTTGGGATATTCTCTGTTCatgaacacaggagtcccatgggatcccCAGAATTAGAGGCTAAATGAGGCATTCAtgacctctagtgctctatgGCTGGCtgagctcaagcgtcatcaggatttccctttctctggccaatcacagagcacaagaggtgatgaatggaaagacttgtcctcatttatcctctagtggccggggatcccacactgacaggaggattcccacggctgcacaatcatcctgtcattgtgggatagcctgtaaaaaaataaaaggtaataacacaaatcacacacattcaataaattactttaacattaaagcctctttttttaacacatttttttgcaaagtcgaatcctgtgttttttgggtcgggtccaTCCAAATTCCTACAGACATATTCAGGTCGAAAATAAGGACaagccgaatttgaacaccaacactacaaatGAGTAGTTTTGGGATCacttactgaatttttttttaaatctgttcctTTTTCTGCTTTCATGGGCGTTTGAGATCTTCCATGGGCATTATATCGGTTGTTCTCCATAGTCACTTTCTGATAGAAGGAGGGGAAGGACATTTCCACAATAATTTGGTAGCAGTCAATTAATTATGTGTACAAGTTTGAAGTATGAGTATGAGCTTACATGGAACTAAAACATAGATAGAGGTTACCTACTATGATGCAGATGAAGAAAAATGCAGAGTGTGCAAGAATAATGCGATCTACGAATTGTTGGCATATTTTAGTACACTGTTCCAAAATCTCTGCAAAGCTTGTCAGGACCAGAAACTATGGAGACACTGATGAGAAGTATGGAAGCGTTTTGTTCTGGAGATGTATACCATCTAGATATGAATAATCCTATTCCCCTATTCCTTATTGAAACCTTAGGTGACCACAAGTGAACCATATATCTCAGATttgtacaacaaaataaaaaacagacagtgaaaaagagaggggagaaagagagaaagagaagaagaaaaagatataTGATCTAACTAATACGTTTTAATTCAGCAAAAGAGTTTCTGTCCAAATACTGGAGAATAAAATATCACAGGAATATTCATTTACCAAACAGTGAGTAGTGCAAAGATACTAAAAATAGTAAATCAAGAACAATAGCAGCAGCACACGGGTGTTCTCCAccaacatgttattattattattattattaaacaggatttatatagcgccaacatattatgcagcgctgtacattaaatagggggtgcaaatgacaaacagatacagaccgtgacacaggggaggagaagaccctgcctgCGAGAggagaagccgggtaggcaagtttgaaaaaatgggttttcagggctattttaaatgattagaaagtaggagcaagccgaataggacgaggaagaccattccagaaagtccgggcagctctagagaagtcttgtatccgtgcgtgtgatgaggttatgactgaggaagtcattagtaggtcattggaggagcaaagagagtggatGGGGGAGTATGTTTctatcagaaaggtaagtgggacaagcaCTGTGAAGAGATTTTaagccaaagcacaggagcttgaatttgattctaaggtgaaatggaagccaatggagagaactacaaagagatgcagcggaagaggagcggNNNNNNNNNNNNNNNNNNNNNNNNNNNNNNNNNNNNNNNNNNNNNNNNNNNNNNNNNNNNNNNNNNNNNNNNNNNNNNNNNNNNNNNNNNNNNNNNNNNNNNNNNNNNNNNNNNNNNNNNNNNNNNNNNNNNNNNNNNNNNNNNNNNNNNNNNNNNNNNNNNNNNNNNNNNNNNNNNNNNNNNNNNNNNNNNNNNNNNNNNNNNNNNNNNNNNNNNNNNNNNNNNNNNNNNNNNNNNNNNNNNNNNNNNNNNNNNNNNNNNNNNNNNNNNNNNNNNNNNNNNNNNNNNNNNNNNNNNNNNNNNNNNNNNNNNNNNNNNNtaagtctggctgcagcattcataatagattgtagaagagagagtcgggttagtggaataccagagaggaggaggttagagtagtccagacgagagatgataagagcgtgtacaaggagtttggtggtctctggggacaggtaggggcggattatGGAGATGTTGCTCAGGgtaaagtgaccggacctggaaatgttctgaagaGAGGGAAGAATTGCCATATAGTACTATACTATATAGTATAAGTATTATTCCAGTGTAGGGTAGTTATctcatattataatattacattagtATTTTCTGTATAAATCTCAGACTTGCAGTATATCCAGTCTTTAtcatgtttctgttttattagCATCTttgcacccccctcccccaatccTTGGTCTTTGTTGTCACCAATTGAACAACCATAAAATTATAATTTGGACAcaaataggcagcatggtggctcagtggttagcactctgacctttgcagcgctgggtcccaggttggaatctcagccacaacgttatctgcatggagtttgcaggttctccccgtgtttgtgtgggtttcccctgagTACATCGggttccttccacatcccaaaaacatgcagtgaggttattttGCTTCCcaccaaaaatgaccttagactgtattaaaaacatatgactatagtatggacattagattgtgaggtcctttgagggacaataaGTCACACGagaatggactttgtacagcgctgcataatatgtcagcgttatataaatactgtgtaataataataaaatgcctttgTTAAACAGAATGTTGGCCATTTCAAGTTTCCTATTTTTGGAACACATGTGAGAGGACTCATCCACAGCAACCCACAGGAACTTCTGATTCAATACACAACATCTTCTGGATTGCGGATATATTGGCCTTATACGTGAAAAGAATTGTACTGGTGATTCACTTTATCTCCTAACATTGTTCTGGAAATGGTCTTCACATCacaatatttcaaacaaaattcaTTTTGAAGCTGATATAATAACACTTTATTGCATTTGTGGTTCCTATAAACAATTCACATTATGGTTTGTTGAATGAAAAGGCTTATTTTATCATTGTGATGGGTGAATGTACACTAAAGAACTTGGAAGTCATTGAGCAGAAGGTAGGAATGTACAGAGAAGGGAACACTGAAGAGTTTTATTTCTGTGGCAATctatatgtaatattatgttgTTTGTATACTTTGTACCTTTATATTATGTGTGATCACAGCAGCGAGGGGCTTGTGTCCTGTATGGAcgtatatagtaatatatagacTGAGTCTTACAGTGAGAGGTTTTACACAGAAACAAGAAGTAATTACATCAGTGTGTTATTAAAGGATCTgcaccaaacattttatttactgttttgttGGAATGTCGTATCTGAAATATAACCATTGCAGTTTGAGAAGTCGTTCTGTAAAGTTGGTCATGTAGCTGGTATGTGTACAGCGGAATCCCATCGACTTGTACAAATATGTGGCAGAGGTTGGTATGGTTTGTACAGTTACAGTGGACAGGATCACCGCCTTGCTCCTATTCTTGCGGGCGAATTCAATGACTGTCCTGCACAAGACTTTAGCAAGTCCTTTTCCCCGGTGGCTGGAGGCCACAAACATTCTTTTCAGTTCAGTATTCTTCTCCCCTCCGGGCTCATAGGATGGAACAGCAGCCACCATCCCCACCACCTCGCCCTCAGACTCCAACACCCAGAAATTGGACCCTTCCCGCTGGAGATAATATTTTGGGATGTCTTTCAAATCACCATCCAAACCTTCTGTGACAAATCCATAGACAAGCTTTCCTCCACACAGCCAAAATACGACCATTACAACGACCACATCCAAGATGGCCACAAAGATGGAGCCAATGGTGGCCAAAGGGAGCAGAAATCCAAGCAGCATGAGGAGCCAGTTCCGAGGTAACCTCAGGGAACGCCTAAATGTACCATATTTGTGTTCTTGACATCCTTCAAAGTAGATTTTTCTAACAGCTGCAAAATCCGAGTCCTTGTACTGTCGGATGATGAGAGATGACATTGTGTCcttgaaacaaaaataacagggcgtttcaaaaacatttctaaaatagtttttatttattgttactacACAATAGTTTTGACACATATGATAGCTATTTTTAGTATTTAGGTGtacaaattagattttatttcttgAAATGGATCtccatatattatgtatatatgtttagaGTTTACATCTGTGCCTCAGTAAGGCCAAACCTTCACAACTTGCAGCTGAACATTGTTTGATCTAAGATACATATAAGTGTTTGTTACAGTTTTGGGTATACCTAAAGGTAACAATtactttaggcctgatttatcaataaaatgcgcgtacgTACACGCCGGTCAGCAAGTTCTAATCCcgtgagtcgggcccgagttctagtgaactcacctgccggtttcctgcaaagatcgcCAATAagggcaattaattttcagctgtgcgattcaggaggagatgttaaactcaatgatgaggtgatagtaattgattagcgcacacctgcgccctgttctgtgcgcatctccagtccattttacaggtcagtttgaatctttaatgcttgatgtttttttgtgtgttacttttttatgttacattctactcaatcacaaacttgcttcatttatagttacatttgttgcacttcttgttactttttctttttggttgcaacactgcaaactcatttctatcaagctggatatatactaagcggctctttcaaatatgtcatcacacaatagtataagtgtaaaaaaatatgtgaacaaacatttgtgacctgataaaaatttcattctagtttgactttagagaaatcaaatattttagtaaagaattataggcaaacatgttataatacatgtattaaggaacatttagtgatttcactcgTGTGTGTATgtctacatttaaatgtatacaaatacatatgcattttcattagtactattttacctggactggtttgtgtgtgtgtgtgtgtggaggggtaattaagtaagtttgcttggatgttatgcattgatgtgactttgtaatcctcattattgtcagtttcatctgttgctgcaatgtttttgtgcctggtctgtaatgtcagtttgggtagtttatcaattgttcagcaatgtgtcattttttctacaagtattgagtacaaatgtctgcatggtttctgcatggttttccacaccaaactcctacttaaccccctcgttgcctttgtcccatattggtatttgaatgtattatgtgcatattccttttctgaataaattgtcatgattttatttctttgttttttttatagtctgacatttgcactcatgttgatttgtccccacacaactcctgtgtacatttgtagttgtgttatcggtttgttgtcattgtgctgtgctgcctgatcttagcactattgtatacaaacacacttccacttgttgtccaaactggttgtgaattagttgtccagctgagttgcatactcattgtaacacacctgatggtgatggaaggagttccaggtccaggtccaggttccaagcacaacatgaaagctcattgattgccaagctcacaagcagggtcaggcactcttagaaatgaacagatgttgtgttgttgcttaacttaatgctgataaatagtggagtgtatgcattatttaggtgtttccacaaaaacaaatagtactaatatatgaaagttccagggccaaatccactttgagccaaagattttcttgcttttccatcccttcagggtgtttttgcagatttgaatggcattttagacgctGGCCCACTATATAgaattggcttactcccctcagcttggtagtggaagcacataaatgtggattgcttcttttaaagaaaggcaatatcctccatgaatgttgcttgtggccaagcccatgacatgagaaatcataggaagaaatgggcaatgtttttaatgtgaagcaatatggtccaaaaaggcctctttgcctatttcttcttgtaatttctcttttctatgtatatgtacacacacgtttggctttatgtgcactcatgtctatacatacatgagtgcatatgcaatatacacaaataaaatacaaacttaccttaatgaggactgtgcaaaagtgcagtgcttTTTTCAACTGAAAACAATTCAAGCGCATGTAGCTGGTCCGCCATGGTGCACAATTATGAGCTACGCGCTCCTGAACTGAACGTGCAcaacaattgtgctgtttttagcctttcaaacaattcagagaaagaaaCAGTGTATAAataatcacaattgactttttaaactgtgtgtcctgggagattggaaagatcacataacaacaaacccccaaaaaacaaattacaacattttacaaacaattttattcaaaagaaatatttgctaaaatgtcacaataaaatataaaaaaacattaaaaaaaaaaaccacacatacacacaccccTAAATTaacataaagaacaaacaaaacacatgtaaacccacacttccatgtaaagccaaaatagtttaaaaatggcccaacaaatattgcattcaaaaatacttaccaaaccaatgtgcaattttgccctatcaagggtggaaaactggattagagaATATTTacgcaggacaaacatttaaaagtggtaataaaggcagaattttgcaatcaaacaatatggccacaaacaaaataaccatagcattaacattgacttcaaaattgcaaagtTGACATAGATAAAGGGAAAAAGCCAGTTAGACAGCACCCTTATATTTGCTCAAATTTAGGCGCACAAGTGATACAAATTCGCTTGGAATTAGTGttgtgcagtctgtcaaaattggccatttgttttttttggcagttggACAATCCATAATCAATATTGaaacgatcctttagatttgtacaccagtaaacatatattcaaataaataaaaaaataaaataaagttgaggaggatatatatatatatatatatatatatatatatatagatacatatatacttttatattagaataattatgtatatatatatatatatacacagtggtaccttggtataagtctttaatctgttccagatccttggacctataccaaacaattttttcccaAAGAAATAAAAGGAGAATAATGTAtcagttcccatgaaaaaaaatcctattgtattggctattatacattgatggagttgtataaaataatttaaacactgcttaatgctaaaatacataaatacaaaagcaattagaaataattgaaaatgtaacCTCATTTTACCTTGAAATTGATGTGCTGGCTCTAAGTGTGTAAATCTACAATATTGGAATATATGGATTTGTGGAACTTGGCACAATGTCTGCCTACAGGGTCCTTATTCTGACATTGTAATGTCATATATGAGCTGATAATTGctctttttaaaagaacaaatagtctttactaatttaaaaaataaaattaaactaaattaaaaaaataggaaggaCCTTAGCAGTTTATTAATGATATGGTTACATtgcaaaaagacacaaaagtccatcaagttcagttACTAGGGAATTAATGAAACACTggaatacaatacaacacaaaacaATACTAGCAAATCggcatatacattatatatatataaagagaggaAGGGAAACTGAAAGCATTTCCCATATATAAAAGTCCCTTTTAGTTATCCAGACATGGATTAAATTTATTTGAACCAGCCTAGTAACTATAAACTAGCGGTGAACAGGTCAGATAATAAGCCATGACCAGAAATGGAGGATCAAAGTTCAGTCAGCAAAACGAAAGGGAAATCCAAAAAGCAGGTGAGA is part of the Pyxicephalus adspersus chromosome 3, UCB_Pads_2.0, whole genome shotgun sequence genome and encodes:
- the LOC140327852 gene encoding probable N-acetyltransferase CML1, whose protein sequence is MCQNYCVVTINKNYFRNVFETPCYFCFKDTMSSLIIRQYKDSDFAAVRKIYFEGCQEHKYGTFRRSLRLPRNWLLMLLGFLLPLATIGSIFVAILDVVVVMVVFWLCGGKLVYGFVTEGLDGDLKDIPKYYLQREGSNFWVLESEGEVVGMVAAVPSYEPGGEKNTELKRMFVASSHRGKGLAKVLCRTVIEFARKNRSKAVILSTVTVQTIPTSATYLYKSMGFRCTHTSYMTNFTERLLKLQWLYFRYDIPTKQ
- the LOC140327578 gene encoding probable N-acetyltransferase CML1 — translated: MNREYPNTAREPATRKACQEFKRNTMSSPIIRQYKDSDSATVRKIFIEGCHEHAYSTLYYALRLPHIWLLMLLGILLPLATIGSILLAILDVVIVLVVLWLCGRKFFNGHAMLTLKTDMKDIPKYYYQREGYNFWVLESEGEVVGMVAAVPSYEPGGEKITELKRMFVTSSHRGKGLSKILCRTVIEFARKNRSKAVILSTTTVQTPATHLYTSMGFRCTHTSYMTSLTERLKGLNVAPAF